The following is a genomic window from Prunus persica cultivar Lovell chromosome G7, Prunus_persica_NCBIv2, whole genome shotgun sequence.
TGCTTCAATGATTAGTTGTTGAAAAGTACATAGATGGGGCGCCCATTATAAATTTGGCCTAGGCCAAAACTGGGCTATATTTGGCCCGGTTGGAGGGCTAAAGGGTTAAATGTGGCCCTccaaatttggccaaaattttatttagccCATGACTGCAGATGGGTTTTGCATTAATTTAAGGCTATATTTGGGATATAGCCCATGACTGGAGATGGCCTTAGATTACTATAACATGCCTGATTACATCATATCTATTCTCTGCTCAGAAGTCTAAATTTTGGTTCATTAGCTTAGGAGGACTCATGCTCCATGCGCTGAGGGTCTGTACAGAAACAGGCTCGGTCCCATTGTTGAACACGAACAAGTGAGCAGCATCGTTGACAGCTAATGTGGGATAAACCCTGGACAAGATGCATGTTTTTCCTCCAGCTGCGAAACTTTCGACAACGGAATGATCAATCTGcaattggaaaaaagaaaaaaagaaggatatTAGTTATGAGTTCTTGAAAAACttttttacttataaaaatGAGTTGCAATTAAactgagaaaaagaaagggttAAAGGTAATTCGTACCAAACTCCTTAGAGAAATCTTCTTCTCAGCAGCTAAATCTACATCTACATAGCCAGCAAATGATGGTCTATACTGTTTGATGTCAAACGGCCTCAAAGTTGAACTGCTCCATCCAATTAAATTCagtgttaattttatttttaaaaagaaaaataaagaaaagttgagCTAATAGTTGGAGATAGGAGGACAGAGACAAATAGGAGGACAGAGACAAATAGGAGGACAGAGACAAACCCTTTTGCATCAGAGCACATGAGAACCTTATGCTTATTggctttagttttaaaaaccCTAAAGAAGACAGGAGTGAACTCCTCTAGGTTTTGTGAAGCCAACGTCGCGAGCCCAAAAGGACCGACGCCCCCTTGAACATGCGAACGCTTTAGGGCACAAACTGATTCGGCGTCAAGCTTTTCCCAGTTAGGGTCAAACTCCTCAGCTTTGTCCAAGCTCGCCAGCGAGAATGTAACATCAACGTCAGCCTGAGCAGCGGTTATTCCTTTAACTTCAACAAGTTTTCCCGGTATGATATTTTGAATACTTTTCAAGTCGACCTTTTGTCCCCTCAAAGTTTCTAATTCTGCAACAGGCCATTGGAGCACTTGTTTCCCATCAGGGCTCAGCCACACCTCCCTTGGAATTGCCTGCAAAATTATAACACccataaaaaattaagaaatgcCAATATATAGTAATGTTGTCTACAATGGTtcataaatatagtatttcttcaacaacaacaaaaaaaacacatttttaaTACGACAATAATTAATCACCGTCAgctgaaaggaaaaagatatAGGCCCAGAAACCATACCTGAACTCCAGCCCATCCCTTAGCTGTATCATCTTCAGCTGTATCAGACTCATTAGCCCAACCCCACAGGATCCTCCTATTCTTTGAAGGATCAAAGAAAGTCTTGGAAGCATAAAAATTCCCATAATCCAATCTCAACCCATCCCTACCATCAACCGAAGTGTTATCTGGCAAATAGATATCACCCTCAGGATCATATTTCCCGACTGTGTAATATTCATAGCGAGTCTCATCAAGGCTCACTTTGAACACATGCTTCACGTCCTCACCAACTTTTGATGTGTCCATTCCATTCTTCCCATGCAACGAAACGGGGAAAAAATCGGGGCACTCCCACATGCCAGTTTGGGAGGCAGAGTGGAGAGCGTGCTTGGCCTTGACCCAGTGCTTGAAGTCCTTGCTCCGATAAAGCCACGCCATCCCTCTGTGCTTTCTCTTGCCACCCACCAGCATTCTCCAATGGCCGCCGTGCCACCATGCAGTCGTGGGGTCACGGAATTGGCTGGCGTTCATGTCTGAGCTGGGGATGACGAGGGGATTGTCATCCGGCTTGAGCCATTCCCGGAGGTAGGGGTCGGATACGTTGGCCGGAACGGCGTAGTTTTGGATCTGTCGCTTGTCGTTGTCAAGGCCGGTGTAGAGGATGACGGGGCGGTTGCCGGGGAGGATGGTGACGGAGCCGGACCAAGTACCGTTTACGTCGAAGGGTTTGGAGGGGAAGACGGCGTGGGGTAGGGCTTCCCAGTTGATGAGGTCTTTGGAGATAGAGTGGGCCCACACAATGTTTCCCCACACAGAACCTTTGGGATTGTATTGGTAGAAAAGGTGGTAGAGACCATTGAAGTACATGGGTCCTGCGCAATTTGCAGTCAAAAGTTAACTAAGAAGATCCAATTAACTGCTATTGAGAAGTTTTGATATTGTTAATGCCAAAGATTACTCACCATTTGGGTCTGTCGATGGTTGGTTTATCAGCCGCGCGCCATGGAAATATCCGAAAGCAAAACAAGAGTCAGTGAGTGAAGTAATTTATGAATGAACAACTTTAA
Proteins encoded in this region:
- the LOC18771178 gene encoding beta-fructofuranosidase, insoluble isoenzyme 1, yielding MDFVRKLVPVFLFASCVLLVTINDNRVEASHRVYSRLQSVPAGEVKQLHRTAYHFQPPQHWINDPNGPMYFNGLYHLFYQYNPKGSVWGNIVWAHSISKDLINWEALPHAVFPSKPFDVNGTWSGSVTILPGNRPVILYTGLDNDKRQIQNYAVPANVSDPYLREWLKPDDNPLVIPSSDMNASQFRDPTTAWWHGGHWRMLVGGKRKHRGMAWLYRSKDFKHWVKAKHALHSASQTGMWECPDFFPVSLHGKNGMDTSKVGEDVKHVFKVSLDETRYEYYTVGKYDPEGDIYLPDNTSVDGRDGLRLDYGNFYASKTFFDPSKNRRILWGWANESDTAEDDTAKGWAGVQAIPREVWLSPDGKQVLQWPVAELETLRGQKVDLKSIQNIIPGKLVEVKGITAAQADVDVTFSLASLDKAEEFDPNWEKLDAESVCALKRSHVQGGVGPFGLATLASQNLEEFTPVFFRVFKTKANKHKVLMCSDAKGSTLRPFDIKQYRPSFAGYVDVDLAAEKKISLRSLIDHSVVESFAAGGKTCILSRVYPTLAVNDAAHLFVFNNGTEPVSVQTLSAWSMSPPKLMNQNLDF